The Xanthomonas fragariae genome has a segment encoding these proteins:
- a CDS encoding site-specific integrase — protein sequence MTSNPSAALNDYIASPFGLLHLEGIHIGRYRIDLAIVRGREAAINLQECILAALDETGRKSGLKNSTRYPAQLPMGTPARPLAKEIEDHLEDMRRRQLEPKTIQSTERTLKLLLLTCGNISAARVDYYHIQALWKLLRWAPRNLMSDPLLKDLSFDEAIALGKEQDVPPLSPATEERHRRFLVAFFNHLVNGQAIDLSPMKAFRKPKEDHTINPDKAIRLFEDADLQAIFDPATFIPWAKKPQYWWAPMLGLYTGARVNEVCQLKLTDIIEERGVWCIAFQKTLDQDLAADPKRRRRSRQSMKGAGCMRVIPIAKPLLEAGFLEFVEDMKETGHPRLFPLLSAGVNRTTGETNARYSQQFVVDFGRYLKSLGFPKGIGFHAFRHTLATELDVQDVPEKEIALVTGHSTDPRDRVQVLRRHYLHKKPQVTRSKQISALELYQPNVDLPRYQRGQFDKCLADPSKFYP from the coding sequence ATGACCAGCAACCCTTCCGCAGCACTCAACGATTACATCGCCTCGCCCTTCGGCCTCCTGCATTTGGAAGGCATCCACATTGGCCGCTACCGTATTGACCTCGCTATCGTCCGAGGCCGGGAAGCCGCCATCAATCTCCAAGAATGCATCCTCGCCGCGCTCGACGAAACCGGACGGAAGAGCGGTCTGAAGAACAGCACGCGCTATCCTGCGCAGCTGCCCATGGGCACGCCGGCGCGCCCTCTGGCCAAGGAGATCGAGGATCATCTGGAGGACATGCGTCGCCGGCAACTGGAGCCCAAAACCATCCAGTCCACCGAGCGCACGTTGAAGCTCCTGCTTCTTACCTGCGGCAACATCTCCGCGGCTCGAGTGGACTATTACCACATCCAGGCGCTCTGGAAACTGCTGCGCTGGGCCCCAAGGAACCTGATGTCGGATCCACTGCTGAAGGACCTCTCCTTCGACGAGGCGATCGCGCTGGGGAAAGAGCAAGACGTGCCACCGCTGTCACCTGCCACGGAAGAGCGTCACCGCCGATTCCTTGTTGCCTTCTTCAACCACTTGGTCAACGGACAAGCCATTGACTTGTCACCGATGAAAGCCTTCCGGAAGCCCAAGGAAGATCACACCATCAACCCCGACAAGGCGATCCGCTTGTTCGAGGACGCAGACCTGCAAGCCATTTTTGACCCCGCGACATTCATCCCCTGGGCCAAGAAGCCGCAGTATTGGTGGGCACCGATGCTCGGCCTGTATACCGGTGCTCGCGTCAATGAGGTGTGCCAGCTGAAGTTGACAGACATCATCGAGGAGCGCGGGGTGTGGTGCATTGCTTTCCAGAAGACGTTGGACCAAGACCTGGCCGCAGACCCGAAGCGACGTCGGCGCAGCCGGCAAAGCATGAAAGGCGCTGGCTGCATGCGCGTCATCCCCATCGCCAAGCCGCTCTTGGAGGCGGGCTTCCTGGAGTTCGTGGAGGACATGAAGGAAACGGGCCATCCTCGGCTGTTCCCCCTGCTCTCTGCGGGCGTGAACCGCACGACGGGGGAAACCAACGCTCGCTACAGTCAGCAGTTCGTGGTGGACTTTGGGCGCTACCTGAAGAGCCTGGGCTTCCCCAAAGGCATCGGGTTCCATGCCTTCCGCCACACGCTGGCCACCGAGCTCGATGTCCAGGACGTTCCGGAGAAGGAGATTGCCCTGGTCACAGGCCACAGCACCGATCCCCGCGACCGGGTCCAGGTGCTGCGCAGGCACTACCTCCACAAGAAGCCTCAGGTGACGCGCAGCAAGCAGATCAGCGCTTTGGAGCTGTATCAGCCCAACGTGGACCTGCCGCGCTACCAGCGGGGGCAGTTCGACAAGTGCTTGGCTGATCCTAGCAAGTTCTACCCTTGA